In the genome of Christensenella timonensis, one region contains:
- a CDS encoding hexokinase family protein, with product MKAKEFLQNHRMGFETIVLEDEIDQYIDEMKKGLCGQPSSLLMLPSYIALKDDVQRKKPVLCVDAGGTNLRITVAQFDAEGHFCTGEVFRYIMPGVERELSAQEFFDTLAGLIFPLTSITKDIVISFAYRARTLPNIDSEIVDITKEVKVRGAEGKLLGKEICASLAALGAQDCSVIVLNDSVATALAGKAEKLVEGYGSFTGTILGTGSNSCYMESIGNIKKMNGHDAEGVTVVNAEAGSYNKVPRSDIDIAFDNSLQNPGVGVFEKMTSGGYLGSLCGFTLRVASAEGVFQKSFDAQLDTMQVNEFLTDRAGFIAEYFTDESDAGEAYEILLNLTKRAGRLLALQMAAMAVKACKANHRVCMTIEGTTYEKMFGLKHEALITLLPFLQGREIEADVISVDMAVLKGCAIAGLSR from the coding sequence TTGAAAGCTAAAGAATTTTTACAAAATCACCGGATGGGATTTGAGACCATCGTACTGGAAGACGAGATCGACCAATATATCGACGAGATGAAAAAAGGGTTATGCGGGCAGCCGAGTTCGCTGCTGATGCTGCCTTCCTATATTGCTTTAAAGGACGACGTACAGCGGAAGAAGCCTGTATTGTGCGTGGATGCGGGGGGAACGAACCTGCGCATTACGGTGGCGCAATTTGATGCGGAGGGGCATTTTTGTACGGGGGAAGTGTTCCGCTATATTATGCCCGGCGTGGAGAGGGAGCTTAGTGCACAGGAATTCTTTGATACGCTGGCGGGACTGATTTTCCCGCTCACAAGCATCACAAAGGATATCGTGATTTCGTTTGCCTACCGGGCAAGGACGCTCCCCAACATCGACAGCGAGATCGTGGACATCACAAAGGAAGTCAAGGTGAGGGGAGCGGAAGGGAAACTGCTGGGAAAAGAGATATGCGCAAGCCTGGCCGCCCTCGGTGCGCAGGATTGCAGCGTGATCGTTTTAAACGATTCGGTCGCTACGGCGCTGGCCGGAAAAGCGGAAAAATTAGTGGAAGGATACGGTTCTTTCACTGGAACGATCCTTGGTACGGGCAGCAACAGCTGCTATATGGAATCCATCGGGAATATCAAAAAAATGAACGGACACGACGCGGAGGGCGTGACAGTCGTCAATGCGGAAGCGGGAAGCTATAATAAGGTTCCGCGCAGCGATATCGACATCGCCTTTGACAACAGCCTGCAAAACCCCGGCGTGGGCGTATTTGAAAAGATGACGAGCGGCGGTTATCTGGGGAGCCTGTGCGGATTTACCCTGCGCGTTGCCAGTGCGGAGGGTGTATTTCAAAAGTCTTTTGACGCACAGCTTGATACTATGCAGGTAAATGAATTCCTAACAGACCGTGCGGGTTTCATTGCGGAATATTTTACGGATGAAAGCGACGCGGGAGAAGCGTACGAGATATTGCTCAACCTGACAAAACGGGCGGGCAGGCTGCTTGCGCTGCAGATGGCGGCGATGGCAGTAAAAGCATGCAAAGCCAACCACCGCGTTTGCATGACGATCGAGGGCACGACATATGAAAAAATGTTTGGTTTAAAGCATGAGGCGTTGATCACGCTGCTGCCGTTCTTGCAGGGCAGGGAGATCGAGGCGGATGTGATCAGTGTGGATATGGCTGTATTAAAAGGCTGTGCGATCGCCGGGTTATCCAGATAA
- a CDS encoding coenzyme F420-0:L-glutamate ligase, whose translation MSRLVGTISRGIRTPIIRQGDDLAQMVADSILEAANAFDGGFAIHDRDVIAVTEAVVARAQGNYASVDDIAADVREKFGDETVGLIFPITSRNRFAICLRGIARGAKKIVMMLSYPADEVGNHLISLDQLDEKGVNPWTDVLDLKKYRELFGVNLHPFTGMDYVEYYASVINEEGAEVEFVFANNPTVILDYTKNVLCCDIHTRERSKRKLLNAGAQKVYTLCDILNKPVNGSGYNPDYGLLGSNKSTESTVKLFPRDCDQFVASVQQKMKDATGKTVEVMVYGDGAFKDPVGKIWELADPVVSPGYTSGLEGVPNELKLKYLADNDFAGLSGAELQKAITAHIQKKDADLKGSMASQGTTPRQLTDLIGSLCDLTSGSGDKGTPVVFVQGYFDNYSDEI comes from the coding sequence ATGTCTAGATTAGTAGGAACCATTTCCCGGGGGATCCGTACCCCGATCATCCGCCAGGGCGACGACCTGGCCCAGATGGTGGCCGACTCCATCCTGGAAGCTGCAAACGCTTTTGACGGCGGTTTTGCGATACACGACCGTGACGTCATCGCGGTAACGGAAGCTGTGGTAGCGCGTGCGCAGGGGAATTACGCCTCTGTTGACGATATCGCCGCCGATGTCAGGGAAAAATTTGGCGATGAAACGGTCGGCCTTATTTTCCCCATCACCAGCCGCAACCGTTTCGCAATCTGCCTGCGCGGTATTGCGCGCGGCGCGAAAAAGATCGTCATGATGCTCTCCTATCCGGCTGATGAAGTAGGCAATCACCTGATTTCTTTAGACCAACTGGATGAAAAAGGCGTGAACCCGTGGACGGACGTGCTCGACCTCAAAAAATACCGGGAGCTGTTCGGCGTGAACCTCCATCCCTTCACAGGCATGGATTATGTCGAATATTACGCCTCTGTGATCAACGAAGAAGGCGCGGAAGTCGAATTCGTATTTGCGAACAACCCGACCGTGATCCTCGATTATACCAAAAACGTGCTGTGCTGCGATATACATACGCGCGAGCGCAGCAAGCGTAAATTACTTAACGCAGGCGCACAGAAAGTCTATACGCTCTGCGACATCTTAAACAAGCCGGTAAACGGGAGCGGCTACAATCCCGATTACGGCCTGCTGGGTTCCAACAAATCCACAGAATCGACGGTAAAACTGTTCCCGCGCGACTGCGATCAATTCGTCGCCAGCGTACAGCAAAAAATGAAGGATGCGACGGGCAAAACCGTGGAAGTCATGGTCTATGGCGACGGCGCGTTCAAAGACCCGGTCGGAAAAATCTGGGAGCTTGCAGACCCGGTCGTCTCCCCCGGCTATACCTCCGGGCTCGAAGGCGTTCCCAACGAATTGAAGCTCAAATACTTAGCGGATAACGACTTCGCCGGGCTTTCCGGCGCGGAGCTGCAAAAAGCGATCACCGCACACATCCAAAAAAAGGATGCCGACCTGAAGGGGTCGATGGCCTCGCAGGGCACGACCCCCCGGCAGCTAACAGACCTGATCGGTTCGCTGTGCGACCTGACTTCGGGCAGCGGCGATAAGGGCACTCCCGTCGTATTCGTACAGGGCTACTTCGATAACTATTCCGACGAAATCTAA